The following is a genomic window from Bradysia coprophila strain Holo2 chromosome IV unlocalized genomic scaffold, BU_Bcop_v1 contig_5, whole genome shotgun sequence.
CACAGCTTACCGTGATGACGAGTTCTATTCAAATAGGAATTGCTTAAATATACCATCAGACCCATGAGATGAATGATTATAACCTGTAACGAGCTGCTTGGACGTTAGGAAATCTCCTAATTTAGCATTATGTCTGTGTCCCCAACTCCCTCTGTCGATTGTCATAGCATTCTCCCACTTATGAGGTTGTAAAACACCTGCGTTatcaataaattatgaaaatgagcATTCGGGAGTCATGTCATGTTTAACCTGGATTAAAACGATCATGGCACGTAAAGAAGCCTCCATGCTGGCACATTGTATCTTCTCCCCATCTGTCATTCGAAATAACTGTTTCGGCAACTGGGCTGTCGTTGTATAGCCTAAATTTCCATTCGGACACATTTTGAACTATCGAGTTTATACCTACTTAGTTAAGCTACATACCATGCTAGGAATTGAGTTGCATTCCAATATCTGTATGGCGCTTCCCACTCTCCATCAGACCTTTTTGACCCGAGTTAAATAATTATTGACTATGGACGATCAGTGAGAAAAAACTTACCATACAATTTCCGGCTGATAAGTCATTACAAGCTCCGTTAATTCAGGCATAACCTGTAAAATGGCATTCCTCTTATCAACCAAGAAAGATAACAAAGCACGGAATTTCCGTAAATTCTTTTCTGACTGCCAGGCACAGTCTAGGAACCATTTCATTCTAGAAATTCCGCTCTAAAATCCAGTTACAAACATACCTTTTTCTCGACGAATTCGGTTTGCGAAAAATCACTTTCTTTATCTCTCAAATACATTGGATTATACCACTCTAGCAGTGAGTGATACAACCCAAATCTCAGACGATTATCGGCACGTACGGCTTGAGATAGCTCCACTGCGAACACAGGCTCTTGTTATTAATTAATCGCAAATTCGAGCTATAAAgctaaaatcaaaaaatcgttCGCCTTACAAATGATATCTCTTTTCAATCCAATGTCAACAGAGTTCCAACTATACGAATACGTTGATGGCCAAAGTGTATATCCATCATCTGGTAGTAACCGACATAGAAATATAATGCAAATTCCCAAACTGATCACATTCTACTCACGATGTTTGCTGGTTAACACAATATACTTTGCTCCACTTTGAGCGAACATCTGAACCCACTCAGTTGCATTGAAATGTTCACCGGTAAAGTCTCTGGCAAATTCCTGATAGGTGAAGCGAGGCttgaaattcttttccataaattcaATGTATTCCTCATAGTTGATCCATTCGTTTTGCGATCGCCAATTGTACCAAAACCACTCCGAACCAAAACTGGGCACCGAATAAACACCCCAATGTATAAAAATGCCAACTTTAGCCTCGTCGTACCTAATGTTTGGACTAGtcagaaaaatcgttttcgtTGTCGTGtatcagttttttttcacCATTTCGGCAATTCTCTGGAGTCCAGACTCTCCCAAGTCGGTTCGAATCGATTTTTGATGGCTGGTTTTTCGTCAACGTTTCTCAAGTCTTTCAATGCATTTATTACgatcaaattaagtaaaattgATCCGATAAttagtttcatttttcaattgtgATGTGTGTACTCCGCACACT
Proteins encoded in this region:
- the LOC119071857 gene encoding putative alpha-L-fucosidase — protein: MKLIIGSILLNLIVINALKDLRNVDEKPAIKNRFEPTWESLDSRELPKWYDEAKVGIFIHWGVYSVPSFGSEWFWYNWRSQNEWINYEEYIEFMEKNFKPRFTYQEFARDFTGEHFNATEWVQMFAQSGAKYIVLTSKHHDGYTLWPSTYSYSWNSVDIGLKRDIILELSQAVRADNRLRFGLYHSLLEWYNPMYLRDKESDFSQTEFVEKKVMPELTELVMTYQPEIVWSDGEWEAPYRYWNATQFLAWLYNDSPVAETVISNDRWGEDTMCQHGGFFTCHDRFNPGVLQPHKWENAMTIDRGSWGHRHNAKLGDFLTSKQLVTELVITVSCGGNILINVGPDKTGLIQPIFAERLRDLGRWLSINGQAIYSSQPWIYQNDTSTPNVWYTSGQSSTPLRKNVYAIILDYPYDAESIELFSLFGQTDENTTIGILGYPNTLQWSVTANSAIVTFPSKAQLDKRGLDFAWTLVVDIPDE